The Zingiber officinale cultivar Zhangliang chromosome 9A, Zo_v1.1, whole genome shotgun sequence genome window below encodes:
- the LOC122019110 gene encoding WUSCHEL-related homeobox 3-like → MSQTWSRSSSARWCPTPEQLMILEEMYRNGARTPNAGQIQQMTAHLSRFGRIEGKNVFYWFQNHKARERQRLRRRLIGRHYQLLYSAPPPPPPQEAEWMAMPEADDESSPPACHGSLRTLELFPTTSTGGGLKDESTPSSSCSAN, encoded by the exons ATGTCTCAGACTTGGTCGCGTTCTTCGTCTGCAAGGTGGTGCCCGACGCCAGAGCAGCTGATGATATTGGAGGAGATGTACAGGAACGGGGCGAGGACACCGAACGCGGGGCAGATCCAGCAGATGACAGCCCACCTCTCCCGCTTCGGCCGGATCGAGGGCAAGAACGTCTTCTACTGGTTCCAAAACCACAAGGCCAGGGAGCGACAGAGACTCCGCCGGCGACTCATCGGCCGCCACTACCAGCTCCTCTActctgctcctcctcctcctccgcctcaG GAAGCGGAATGGATGGCCATGCCAGAGGCAGACGACGAGAGTTCACCGCCGGCGTGTCATGGGTCTCTCAGGACTCTCGAGCTCTTCCCTACGACGAGCACCGGCGGCGGGCTGAAGGATGAAAGCACCCCCTCGTCCTCCTGCTCTGCAAActag
- the LOC122019111 gene encoding zinc finger MYM-type protein 1-like codes for MNAPGNNQMIAPKIQKQLVNACAVETTNAILADLGDRWFTLLLDEARDCSVKEQMTVVIRYVNKHGEVIERFMAVVHVATTTAACLKEAIDSLFAKYGLSVARLRGQRYDGASNMSGEFNGLKSLIMKENPYALYVHCFAHQLQLVVVAVAQANQYVCDFMWIVGSIVNTSASSCKRADKLRQLEHDRKVKLLERGEISSGRGLNQETSLARPGDTRWGSHHSTLCRIEQMWPSVIEVLQNLIDDGDRSSKGLSRTLVERMERYEFVFILLLMKRILAITNHLSTVLQEKDQNIVNAMRLINNVKCKLQKLRDSGWDILLEDVKKFCNTHSIEIINMTDNINNRSRLKRDGKNVIDIILQEMDSRFSETTTDLLIYMSCLDPRNSFSRFDVQKLVRLDHFYEDDFSWNERMLVEQELETYIDDVRSDERFEGISDLGALAKKMIETMKNRVFPLVYRMIELALLLPVATATVERVFSAMNIVKTDLRNRIGDEWMNDSLVVYIEKDVFNTVDNEPILQRFQNMESRRMQLSRIR; via the exons ATGAATGCACCtggaaataatcaaatgattgcccCAAAAATTCAAAAGCAATTGGTGAATGCTTGTGCAGTTGAGACCACAAATGCTATTCTAGCTGATCTTGGAGATAGATGGTTCACTTTACTACTTGATGAGGCTCGTGACTGTTCAGTGAAAGAGCAAATGACAGTTGTTATTAGATATGTGAACAAGCATGGAGAGGTGATTGAACGATTTATGGCTGTAGTTCATGTTGCAACAACTACAGCTGCTTGTTTGAAGGAGGCAATCGACTCTTTATTTGCTAAGTATGGTTTATCAGTGGCGAGATTGAGGGGTCAAAGATATGATGGTGCTTCAAATATGTCTGGAGAATTTAATGGCTTAAAGTCACTGATAATGAAAGAAAATCCGTATGCATTAtatgttcattgttttgctcatcaactccagctaGTGGTTGTAGCCGTTGCTCAAGCAAATCAATATGTTTGTGATTTCATGTGGATTGTTGGTTCGATTGTGAACACATCTGCATCATCTTGCAAAAGGGCCGACAAACTTCGACAACTTGAACATGATAGAAAAGTTAAACTTCTTGAAAGAGGAGAGATTAGTTCTGGTAGAGGACTAAACCAAGAAACTAGTCTAGCTAGACCTGGAGATACACGATGGGGGTCTCATCATTCAACTTTATGTCGTATTGAACAAATGTGGCCATCTGTTATAGAGGTTCTTCAAAATTTGATTGATGATGGTGATCGTTCTTCTAAGGGTTTAAGTAGAACTTTGGTTGAAAGAATGGAGAGGTATGAATTTGTGTTTATTCTACTATTGATGAAACGTATATTGGCAATCACAAATCATTTGTCAACCGTTCTACAAGAGAAAGATCAAAATATTGTGAATGCGATGCGTTTGATCAATAATGTGAAATGCAAATTGCAAAAGTTGAGAGATTCTGGATGGGATATTTTACTTGAGGATGTGAAGAAGTTTTGTAACACTCATTccattgaaataattaatatgaCAGATAACATCAACAACCGTAGTCGTTTGAAGAGAGATGgaaaaaat GTTATCGATATTATTCTGCAGGAGATGGATAGTCGTTTCTCTGAAACAACTACAGATTTGTTGATTTATATGTCATGTCTTGATCCTAGAAACTCGTTCTCTAGATTTGATGTACAGAAGTTAGTGCGCCTGGATCATTTTTATGAggatgatttttcttggaatgaGCGTATGTTGGTTGAACAAGAGCTTGAAACATATATTGATGACGTCAGATCAGATGAACGGTTTGAAGGCATTTCAGATTTGGGAGCTCTTGCAAAGAAAATGATTGAAACAATGAAGAACCGTGTGTTTCCTTTGGTTTATCGGATGATTGAGCTAGCCTTACTTCTTCCAGTTGCTACTGCAACTGTTGAAAGAGTGTTTTCGGCAATGAATATTGTCAAAACAGATTTGCGAAATAGGATTggagatgaatggatgaatgaTAGTTTGGTAGTATATATCGAGAAAGATGTTTTTAATACTGTCGACAATGAGCCAATTTTACAGCGTTTTCAGAACATGGAGTCTCGAAGAATGCAATTGTCACGTATTCGTTAG